A section of the Luteolibacter flavescens genome encodes:
- a CDS encoding (2Fe-2S)-binding protein translates to MISLKVNQQDHAVDADPSTPLLWVLRDLLHLTGTKFGCGMAQCGACTIHLDGEAVRSCVTPVSRALGKNITTIEGMAADPYGRVLQDAWMEEDVPQCGYCQSGQIMSAAVLLREKADPSDEDIDLAMSGNICRCGTYQRIRCAIHRAAGAKAKGGAK, encoded by the coding sequence ATGATCTCGCTCAAAGTGAACCAACAGGATCACGCCGTGGATGCGGATCCCTCCACTCCCCTGCTCTGGGTGCTGCGCGACCTGCTGCACCTCACCGGCACGAAATTCGGCTGCGGCATGGCCCAGTGCGGTGCCTGCACCATCCACCTCGACGGCGAGGCGGTCCGCTCCTGCGTCACGCCCGTCTCGCGTGCGCTGGGAAAGAACATCACCACCATTGAGGGCATGGCCGCGGATCCCTACGGGCGGGTGCTGCAAGACGCGTGGATGGAGGAGGACGTGCCGCAGTGCGGCTACTGCCAGTCCGGCCAGATCATGTCCGCCGCCGTGCTGCTGCGGGAGAAGGCGGACCCGAGCGACGAGGACATCGACCTCGCGATGAGCGGGAACATCTGCCGCTGCGGCACCTACCAACGCATCCGCTGCGCGATC
- a CDS encoding DUF6916 family protein, which translates to MTLHARPRLADFEARLEQAFTATTPEGASAGEWMLAGCEALPVPDLPQLAGQDCYSLTFRCEAGLVQGLYQLVAADGFVVAFFAVPVAAGRMHVTVN; encoded by the coding sequence ATGACATTGCACGCGCGTCCCCGCCTCGCGGACTTCGAGGCACGGCTGGAGCAGGCCTTCACGGCGACGACACCGGAAGGTGCGTCTGCGGGTGAATGGATGCTGGCCGGGTGTGAGGCGCTGCCAGTGCCGGACCTCCCGCAGCTAGCCGGGCAGGATTGTTATTCGCTGACATTCCGCTGCGAGGCTGGGCTGGTGCAGGGCCTCTATCAGCTCGTGGCGGCGGATGGCTTTGTCGTGGCATTCTTCGCCGTGCCGGTCGCGGCGGGCCGGATGCATGTGACGGTGAACTGA